The genomic region ACGGCCTTGTTGGCCGTGTGCTGCCTGACTGAAGGGTGAAAACCACGTAAAAGCGGCAAAAGCGCGGCGTTCCTTGCTGCGATGGGCAATCGTCAGTTCAAAAGCGGCGACCAGGCCGGATCGGAAGCGAAATTGGGTGTGGGAATCTGGCGTTCGTTATAGCCGGTGATGTCTACCGAAAACAGTTTCGGGCCACCATTCTCGCCCGGGCTGTCGCGGAAGAACATGATCACCCTGCCATTCGGCGACCAGGTTGGTCCTTCATTGTGAAACCCTTCGGTGAGGATACGTTCGCCCGAACCATCCGGTTTCATCACGCCAATCAGGAACTTGCCGCCTTGTTGTTTGGTGAACGCGATCAGATCCCCCCGCGGTGACCACACCGGTGTTGAATAACTGCCGGTGCCGAAGGAGATGCGTTGCGGGTTGGAGCCATCAGCCCCCATCACATAGAGCTGCTGACGCCCGCCACGGTCGGATTCAAACACAATGCGCGCGCCGTCCGGAGAATAGGAAGGGCTGGTGTCGATGGCATTTGAGTTGGTCAGCCGCGTGGTCGAGCGCGACTGCAGATCCATTGCGTATATGTTGGATATGCCGTCATTGTTGAGGCTCATGATTACCTTCTGGCCATCGGGGAAAACCGCGGCGAAAAGGTCATGCCGGGAAAATTTCCCACCACATCATACTGTCCGGTCTCGATCTGGCGCAGATAAACCTTCGGATTGCCGCCTGCGAACGACATGTAGGTGATTTCCTGTCGGGTCGGAGAAAACCGCGGCGTCAAAACCAGATCATCGCCCTTGGAAAGATAGCGCAGATTGGCGCCATCCTGATCCATGATGGCCAGCCGTTTCACGCGTTTCTGCTTCGGTCCCGATTCATCGACAAATACGATACGAGTGTCGAAATATCCCTCTTCGCCCGTGAGCTCCTTGTAGATCGCATCGGCAATGATATGAGCAAGCCGCCGCTTGTTGTTGGCTCCGGTGAAATATTGCTGGCCGATCATCTGTTCGGCGCCGAACACGTCCCAAAGGCGGAATTCGGCCTTCAGACGCCCGTCAGCCTCGGTCGAAACGGCGCCAGTCACGAGCGCCTGGGCATTAATCACCCGCCAGTCCTCGAATTTCGGAATCTGGTTGTGATCGGCAAGCTGCTGGATGAAGGCAGCCTTCTCGATCGGCTTGAACAGGCCGGAGTTTCTCAGATCCGCCTCGATGATCGACGCAATCTCCGGCCCCAATTGTCCGCCGAAATCGGTAATCGCAATCGGCAGCGGTTCAATCGTCCCCTTGTTGATGTCGATTACCACCCGCGCCTGTCCGGGCAGGGTTGCCGCCAACAGTGCGGACAGCATGAACAGTGAGGCAATTAGCGCGCGCAGAATAAGCGAAATCCCTCGCGCCATTTCTCCGGCGCTGTCAGCTGCAAGCGGCTGCAGCTCTGTTTTGCTGATGTGGTTTGAAAAACGCATACTCGTTTCCTTTTCCCTTTTCCGGTTTGACCCGGTTAAAACATCTCAGCCGCGCTGAAGTTCACCACCACTTCCGCCCAGGTATCATACTTCTCCGTGGGCAACGAATATGGCGCACATTTTTGCACGGCGCGTCTCGCACTGCCCGCAAAGGCCCGCCGCGCACCGCTTTCCCCCCGCTTGCCTGGACGTCCGGACGGCCCTCGATGTTGCCATCCGGAGTTAGGCGGATCGTTACCGTCACCCGCATGTCTTCGGCATCTGCAAGGCCGGCCGGCACAGACCAGCACTGTTCGATGGCCGCCCTCAACGCATCCAGCTCGCTGGCGGATAGTTTGCCGCTTTTCGATGGCTTGCTGGTTCCCAGCGATGCTTGCTGGTCCGACGTTTTTGCGCCCGAAGAGGCCGGTTCCTGCTTGTTGAGCAGTGAGGCGATCTCATCCGTCACCGACTCCTCCTTCTTGTCGGAGGACGCACTCCTGGTGCTGGCGGGTTTGTCCGGTTTCTTGCGTTGCGTGGTTTCCGCTGTTTTCGGCTTTGGCGGCTCGGGCCGTTTGATGGGAACAGCTGCAACATCCTGAAGTGAGGCAAATTGCTCGCTGCTTTCGGCAGGGGCTGCTTCCTCAACAGGCGTTTCTTCGGTTATCGGCACCGCAGGATCGTTCAGCGCTGACATCTCTGTCGTGGGCGCAGGCGTATCCTCCGGCGCTGGCGGCACTTCCTCGATTTCAGGAGCAGGGGTCGGCTTGGGTGCGGGCGGCGGCGTCTCGGCTTTTGCCGTCTCCACCGGCTGTTCTGCAGGCTTTGCTTCCGGCTGCGACTTCAGGTCGTTCTGGCTTTCCCCGATGTTTTCGGCATTTTCGACCACATCGGGCCGTTGCGTCGGTTTGGGAGCAGGCGTTTCGCTCAGATCGGCCTTTTTGTCTCCTTCGACGGACTGGGTAAATTCCTCAATGGGCACGATATCAATGGGCAATGCCTCCACATCGGCGACCTCCAGCGGCGCAGGCGCAGAAAAGCTCAACAGTCCCCAGGCGAGGACCGCTGCATGAGCCGTACTGGAAAGCGCTACCCCGAATTTCACCTGAGGTGTCCTATTGTTCGGTTTGTTCCTGCAGCGTCACCATGGCGAGCCGCTTGTAACCGGCCTGCGAAATCAGACCCATCACGCGCATGACATTGCCATAGGCTGCTGCCCGGTCTCCACGCACATAGATGCGCTCCTCATAACCGTTGCGGGCAATGGCGCCGAGTTTGGCTACGAGCTCATTCATGGGAATTTCGGTTTCCTGGAGATAGACCTGACCGGCCTCGTTGACCGAGATGGTGATCGGCTGGGTCTCTGAGTTAAGCTGATTGGCGCGCGTCTCAGGCAAATCGATCGGCACCCCGACCGTCAGCAGCGGCGCGGCCACCATGAAGATGATCAGGAGTACCAGCATCACATCGACAAACGGCGTGACGTTGATCTCGTTGATCGGCTTGTGCCGGTTGTGGCGTCTATGGCGTCTTGAATTCCGCATCACGCATTCTTTACATGTTCAGCAATCTTCGCGTTCCGGCGGACAGGGTCAGCCCTGCCGTCCGGTTCTCTCATCAATCTGCCGCGAAAGTATGGCGGAGAATTCATCGGCAAAGCCCTCCAGCCGGGCAGCGATCTTGGCCACGTCATTCGAAAGCTTGTTGTAGGCAACCAGCGCTGGAATGGCCGCCAGCAGGCCGAGGGCGGTGGCCATTAGCGCTTCGGCAATGCCAGGCGCGACCACGGCAAGGTTGGTCGATTTCGACCCGGCAATTGCCTGAAACGAGGTCATGATACCGATCACCGTGCCGAACAGGCCGACATAAACGGCAACCGAACCCACCGACGCAAGAAATCCAAGCCGGCGCTCAAGCCGGTCGATCTCGCGGGCAAGCGAAACATCCATCACTTTTTCAATGCGCGCCTGAAGGCCGATCGGCGAGCTTGCGCCGCGCTCATAGCTTTTCTTCCACTCCCGCATGGCGGAAACGAACAGGGCGCCCATTCCCGTCGGGGTGCGGTCGGCAAGAGACCGGTATAGTTCTTCCAGGGAGCGCCCGGACCAGAACACTTCCTCGAAGCGGTCGAGTTGCTTGCGCGTGCGGGCATAAAGGATGACCTTGTCAACGATGATCGCCCAGGTCCAGATTGATGCCGCCAGCAGACCGATCATTACCAGTTTGACGATCAGGCCGGCCTGCAGAAACAGGCCAAGCAGGGTAACATCCCCTGCTGCTTCCAGCCCGCCCGATTCGACTCCCTGTGCAAATGCCGCCGCGACGGCAAGAATTGATATCCCGTTCATGGGAACTACCCCGTGCGCTGATTGGGTTTTGGAGAATCGCAACGGGCAGGCCCGTCACCCGCCCCGTTTGCTCTGCGTCCCAAAGCCCCAAAAAAATGGTCAAAGGAAGGCATGCCGGAAATGCCCTTCATTCATGGCGCATTAATGATGGATTAAGGTAAAGGAAGGGTTAGGATAACGTGGCGGAAACATGGCAAAACCGCCCTTGCCCGAAAACGGACCTGTATGAGGCTGCTAATGCTTAATCCCGAATTTCTGCTCACCTCGCTGGTCGTGGTGCTGCTGCCTGGTGCCGGCGTACTCTATACGCTCGCCATTGGTTTGGGGCGCGGCTTCATCCCCTCCGTCGCGGCAGCTTTCGGCTGTACGCTCGGCATCCTGCCATCGGCGCTTGCCGGCATTATCGGTCTTGCCGCGATTCTGCACACGAGCGCCCTGGCATTCCAGATTATCAAATATCTCGGCGTCCTGTATCTGCTCTATATGGCCTGGAACATCACCCGCAGCGGCGGCGCGCTGGACCTTAAGGAGAACGCAGCCCCTTCCCCGCTGTGGCGCATCGCTGTCAACGGCATACTGATCAACATACTCAATCCGAAGCTCTCGCTTTTCTTCCTTGCCTTCCTGCCGCAATTCATCGAGGCGGGAAGCAACTCACCCACCCTCGATATGGTGCTGCTGGCAGCAATCTTCATGGCAATGACCTTTGTGGTCTTTGTTGGATATGGAGCCTTTGCATCCCTTGCCCGGGACTTCGTCATCTCGAGGCCTGCCGTGATGACCTGGATGAAACGCTCTTTTGCCGCTGCTTTCGGCTTTCTCGGCCTGCGGCTTGCTCTGGCGGAACGATGAATTTTCACCGCATTGCCGACCAATTGATTGAAAACGCCATGGAGCGGGGCGTCTTCGAAAATCTGCCCGGCCAGGGAAACCCCTTGCCACCAGCTCCGCTGGGCGATCCTATCGAGGCTTTCGGCTTTCAGCTGATGGCAAAGACCGGCGCCATTCCCGCCGAAGTGCAGCTCAAGAAGGAAATCCTGCGTCAGACAGAACACCTGCGAACCATGCCTTCAGGGCGCCTGAAACTGGAAGCCATGCAAACTCTGGCGAACCTGCAGATGCGCCTTGCCATGATGCTGGAAGGCCGCCGCTGAGCGACAACGAAATGACCGGCGTGTGACTTGTCTGCCGTATTTTGCTATCCTCCTTAAGGGCAGGCAATATGGGGGCAGGCAATTGGCGTGAGGGGCCATGCAGGCGATCTTCAATCAATTCCAGACCGGCGCCGGGCGGTATCGGGACGATCCGGTACACACCTACCGCAACAATCCGGCCTACAAGATCAATCAGCGCATCCTTGCGAGCATCGTCGGCGCCATAGCCATATTGCTGCCTTTCGTACTGATGGCGGGCTTCGCGTTTTTCGATGCCTGCTTCTACCAGTCGATCAGCCATTTTTATTATTCGCGGTTATTCGGCGATGTCTTCGTGGTGTCACTGGCCGTCATCGCCACCTTTCTGATCGCCTATCGTGGCACCAACCCTTCCGAAAGCAGATTGGCCACCGCTGCCGGGCTTGCAACTTTCGGCGTTGCACTGTTTCCGACCACCGGTGCCGGCTGCACCATATCAACGGTCGCTGGCCGGGCTTTCGCCAGGATGGACCTTGGCGAGGCTACAGTTACCCGGTTCTTCCTGCCGCAAGAGGGTGGCATTCCGGCATTTGAACTTTTCGGATGGTCGGGCCATCTGCATTATTTTGCCGCTTCGGTGCTGTTCGCCTTCCTTGCCTGGTATTCGCTCTTCGTATTCACCCGCGTTGAAAGGAAGGACCGCAAGGGCGGCAGCGGAAAACTCACCGAAACCAAGAAACTGCGCAATACGATCTATCTCACCTCCGGAACGGTGATTCTGGTTTCCATCGCCATGCTGTTTGCTTCCTTCCTGCTGGAGAGGTTCAACGGCATCACCATTTCCGGCGGGCTCCTCGATTACTGGACGTTTGTTTTTGAAGCGCTGGCCTTGTGGGCCTTCGGCATTGCCTGGATCACCAAGGGGCGGGTCTGGAACCGCTACCTGATGGAGAAAGCCGAAATCCGAGAACTGCAGAAGATGGGGAAGGTAGAATAAAGCCTCAGACGCAGAGTGCGGCCCTTGGCCCAGGCTGTATCCACATCTAGCCCTCTGCATTATCCAACTGCCATGCTTCCAGCAGGATCGGCAGCGCTACATCCCAGTCCATGACGCCGGTTTTGTCGGCCCAGCCTTGATATTGCGCCAGCAGATCGGCTTCCACCGGCTGGTTGTTTCCGGCCAGATCGTTTAGCTCGGTGCGGTCTTTCTCCATGTCGTAGAGTTCCCAGTTTCCACCGTGCTTTCTGACCAGCTTGAACTGGCCGCTGCGAATGGCGCAATTGCCTTCATGTTCAAAGAAGATCGGCTGCTCACGGCTCCATTCCTTGCCCGCCAGCAGGGGGAGGAAGGATTCGCCCTGCAGTTTCTGGATCGCATGCCCGCCCAATTCCGACAGAGGCGGCGCACCGGTCGCTTCCAGTATTGTTGGCAGCACATCGACCACATGGGCGGCCTCATGGGATACCGAAGGTGCGGCAATACGCGCCGGCCAATGGGCGATGAACGGCGTCGATATGCCCCCTTCGTGCACATAGTGCTTGAACAGCCGGAAAGGTGCATTCGACACATTGGCCCAGGGCTTGTCATAGCTTTGATAGGTCAAGGCCCCGCCGGGCCTTAAACCGGGAATGTTGCCCATGGTGATCCGGCGCCCGTCATGGGTTTCGTCCGGAAAGAACTTCGCCCAGCCATCCTCGGCCATGAATTCGGCGCACCCGCCATTGTCGGACAAAAACAGGATCAGGGTGTTTTCATACTGCCCCAGGCGTTTGAGCGCCTGGACAAACCTTCCGATCGACTGGTCCATCCGGTCGACCATGGCCGCATAGGCCGCCATCTTGCTTGCTTCCCAGTCGCTGTGTTCGATTGTCTGCCAGGGCGGCACCTCGCTGTCGCGCGGCGATATCTGCCAGTTCTTTTGCAGCAGCTGCCGGCCGTTCATCTCTTCATGCCGCGCGGTGCGGATCGCATCCCACCCGGCGCTGTAGACACCGTCGTAACGGGCTATATCCTCTTGCGGTGCATGCAGCGGCCAATGGGGTGCCGCATGGGCCAGATAGAGGAAGAACGGTTTTTCTTCGCCTGACGCCTCTTCCACCATGCCGATAGCCTTGTCGGTGATCGCATCGGTAAAATAAAAGTCGTCGGGGAAAACCTCGACGCGGGAATCGTTCTCCAGCATGTAGTGCGGCGAGAAGAAATTCGTCACCCCGTCGACAATGCCGTAAAACCGGTCAAAGCCGCGCTGGCGCGGCGTGGGATGATCGACATCACCTACCCGCCAGGAGTCGACTTCCCGAGCCATGAAATCGCCGGCCACATGCCATTTGCCTGCCATCAGCGTGCGGTAGCCCGATTCGCGCAACACTTCGGCAATCGTCGCGCTGTCATTGCGAAGAAAGCCCTGATAGGCCGGGCTGCCCAGATTGGCCCCCATATGGCCGACGCCCGCATTGTGCGGATAAAGCCCGGTCAGAAGCGAGGCGCGGGTCGGGCAGCAGCGGGCACAATTATACATCGACGTCATCAGCACACCGCCTCGTGCCAGCGCGTCGATGTTGGGTGTGCGAATTTCCGATCCCATGATGCCGAGATCGGCGAACCCCATGTCGTCAACCAGAATCAGAACCACATTGGGTCTTGCCTTGCCTGCCTCTTGCCGCTGCATCTTGTCCTCCCGTTTTGCGGCAATCGGAGCGCAATCAGTCCTGCCCGTCAATCCCCGCTTTATAAACCAGCACCGGACCGGTCCCGGATTTTGCAGCAGCATCGCCGGGATTATAAAGTTTGCAGGTATCCATTGAGAGGCAGCCACACCCGATGCAGCCGTCAAGCCGGTCGCGCAGCCGTTCCATCATCGCAATGCGGTGGTTGAGTTCCTCGCGGATCGCCTTGCCCATTCTTGCCCAGTCCCGCTTGGTGGGCGGGCGCTGGTGGGGCAATCCGGCGAGCATGGCCTTGATCTGATCGAGGGTAAAGCCAAGTCCCTGAACGGCAATGATGAAGGACAGCTTGCGGATTTCACTGCGCAGGAAACGCCGCTGGCGGCCTTCGCTGCGCAGCGCCTGTATCAGCCCCTCATTTTCGTAGTAACGCACCGCCGAAACACTCAGGCCGGTCCGGGCAGCCACTTCACCGATTGACAGATCGAGCATTCATCCAACCCCTCCATGCGTGTGCCCATACCGCCCTGCCCTTGCTGCCGGCGGGAAAGGCCGGAAACTTTTTGGCACATCGCGAAATTTCCCTTGATCTAAAGTTAGCTTTAGAAATTACACTGTCAAGCATCTCATCAAAACCGGAGCGACGAACATGACATCTGCCACCCTTGAACATGCAAACATCACCGTTAGCGATTCCCGCAAAACCGCCGCATGGCTGTCCCGTGTTTTCGGCTGGCACATCCGCTGGGAAGGCCCCTCAAAGGATGAAGGATTTACGGTTCACGTCGGCAATGACGATGTTTATCTGGCCGTCTATACAGCACCTGAAGCCCGCAAGGGCGCACCCGGCGCCCGCAC from Salaquimonas pukyongi harbors:
- the tolR gene encoding protein TolR; translation: MRNSRRHRRHNRHKPINEINVTPFVDVMLVLLIIFMVAAPLLTVGVPIDLPETRANQLNSETQPITISVNEAGQVYLQETEIPMNELVAKLGAIARNGYEERIYVRGDRAAAYGNVMRVMGLISQAGYKRLAMVTLQEQTEQ
- the tolQ gene encoding protein TolQ, translated to MNGISILAVAAAFAQGVESGGLEAAGDVTLLGLFLQAGLIVKLVMIGLLAASIWTWAIIVDKVILYARTRKQLDRFEEVFWSGRSLEELYRSLADRTPTGMGALFVSAMREWKKSYERGASSPIGLQARIEKVMDVSLAREIDRLERRLGFLASVGSVAVYVGLFGTVIGIMTSFQAIAGSKSTNLAVVAPGIAEALMATALGLLAAIPALVAYNKLSNDVAKIAARLEGFADEFSAILSRQIDERTGRQG
- a CDS encoding LysE family translocator, producing the protein MLNPEFLLTSLVVVLLPGAGVLYTLAIGLGRGFIPSVAAAFGCTLGILPSALAGIIGLAAILHTSALAFQIIKYLGVLYLLYMAWNITRSGGALDLKENAAPSPLWRIAVNGILINILNPKLSLFFLAFLPQFIEAGSNSPTLDMVLLAAIFMAMTFVVFVGYGAFASLARDFVISRPAVMTWMKRSFAAAFGFLGLRLALAER
- a CDS encoding DUF1992 domain-containing protein — encoded protein: MNFHRIADQLIENAMERGVFENLPGQGNPLPPAPLGDPIEAFGFQLMAKTGAIPAEVQLKKEILRQTEHLRTMPSGRLKLEAMQTLANLQMRLAMMLEGRR
- a CDS encoding arylsulfatase, with product MQRQEAGKARPNVVLILVDDMGFADLGIMGSEIRTPNIDALARGGVLMTSMYNCARCCPTRASLLTGLYPHNAGVGHMGANLGSPAYQGFLRNDSATIAEVLRESGYRTLMAGKWHVAGDFMAREVDSWRVGDVDHPTPRQRGFDRFYGIVDGVTNFFSPHYMLENDSRVEVFPDDFYFTDAITDKAIGMVEEASGEEKPFFLYLAHAAPHWPLHAPQEDIARYDGVYSAGWDAIRTARHEEMNGRQLLQKNWQISPRDSEVPPWQTIEHSDWEASKMAAYAAMVDRMDQSIGRFVQALKRLGQYENTLILFLSDNGGCAEFMAEDGWAKFFPDETHDGRRITMGNIPGLRPGGALTYQSYDKPWANVSNAPFRLFKHYVHEGGISTPFIAHWPARIAAPSVSHEAAHVVDVLPTILEATGAPPLSELGGHAIQKLQGESFLPLLAGKEWSREQPIFFEHEGNCAIRSGQFKLVRKHGGNWELYDMEKDRTELNDLAGNNQPVEADLLAQYQGWADKTGVMDWDVALPILLEAWQLDNAEG
- the soxR gene encoding redox-sensitive transcriptional activator SoxR codes for the protein MLDLSIGEVAARTGLSVSAVRYYENEGLIQALRSEGRQRRFLRSEIRKLSFIIAVQGLGFTLDQIKAMLAGLPHQRPPTKRDWARMGKAIREELNHRIAMMERLRDRLDGCIGCGCLSMDTCKLYNPGDAAAKSGTGPVLVYKAGIDGQD
- a CDS encoding VOC family protein, with the translated sequence MTSATLEHANITVSDSRKTAAWLSRVFGWHIRWEGPSKDEGFTVHVGNDDVYLAVYTAPEARKGAPGARTAIGGLNHVGIVVNDLAEAEKRVITEGFKPHNHAEYEPGRRFYFDDNDGIEYEVVNYDG